From Aptenodytes patagonicus chromosome 1, bAptPat1.pri.cur, whole genome shotgun sequence, one genomic window encodes:
- the SCAF11 gene encoding protein SCAF11 codes for MKNRKQCVQDTEGQKHEGMEGEEKEESCSCSTLLCDGDTCPICLNCILEQEIGFPENCSHTFCMTCILKWAETQASCPMDRRPFQAVCRLDALEKQIKVQVKKQLRRKEEEENCACNKGRYSHAKMRSFVRRAVCPDREPLAAKLSEVVKKKYSNILYDKRNKKALSVKINKPRRQTSWNECFRTNFFSTLPAGGSNEESFFSCRNDCTEFTEVNAVIRQKRQELELSCSSVLARVERIPLMSYGAEAETFLLTSTTVAGTILPTNIRPLENFESLGKGYAVACTQEGEEKKQASGSSGTRGARRKSVNTTPRRRSARNSKNETLGQSQSSPRSSSSACGAPDGNNPSLNKSPSESEKAPPKRKSKRIVKQQTPVVKKKLRSSARSEKSPSDSVEDDDIAESEAVLTLDKDQQSGNESNNASLPQKNNAETESANGLESCSEHAEIEGTTRECDKDDDTSGNADVSFSLQEPPVLTLGGESQEFEVKGVTEKNTELENQDICENTLEQMETVASPRDEVCDHATSEKVDQTLCSPQNELMENVEALTKIDQRVASPENELLEYPEPLGKDQPLESPRSKLPEHPEAIEIDDSEAEGKTVLDCASTNTQNLKTVQDEEPDTLIHNISMDSTSEQSLKENAMPESEEGRTSESPQVNAEHKHFGEDNNEMIPMDCDSFCSDQNEPQIEQLPPVERTEQGEVKSLQCDAGNCTSVSGLSDEKDETIPQERECQSELKKDKKTRTRRSRFHSPSTTWSPSRREGRKSQSPSPKREMTRDRSSRSPKKEIVREGRRSLSHSPKRDTLKDEKKTPSRSPKRETVRESRRSSSRSRTKDSSPRQKSRSRSSDRDSQRRDRDRERRNRRWSRSRSRSRSRSRSRTRNKSSSFSRNERDSHSPRWKERWANDSWRNPRGNDRYRSDQEKQSESLKKEKDNTEKTNDDQCSSDKRRNDCPDWVMERINSVPEVRNRERDKPHWEDGRHDNSGHSWNKNFGSGWIPNRGRGQRGRGGRGRGGFMYGDQSENHWQNRKPLSGNSNGSGNETSRFPEHQPYKRKNEQDYSFDTPADRSGWTSASSWAVRKTLPADVQNYYSRRGRNSSSPQSGWGMRQEEETPEQDPNLKDQGNQQSDGSQLPINMMQQQMNAMPQVNAQHQPMNIFPYPVGVHPPMMNMQRNPFNIHPPMPMHLPTGVPLIQVAAPTNLSQGLPPPPPPPPPSQQVNYIASQQDGKQLQGIPNAAHVSNNMSAPALPAPTAVLGNVGTVQGPSSGNATSSSHIKSSNTAVKSGENKASVTVEASADSSKKDQKLLIQEKAAQEVKLAIKPFYQNKDITKEEYKEIVRKAVDKVCHSKSGEVNSAKVANLVKAYVDKYKHSRKKNPEEAVSCERK; via the exons acacAGGCTTCGTGTCCTATGGATCGCAGACCATTTCAAGCAGTATGCAGGCTTGATGCATTAGAAAAGCAGATAAAG GTTCAGGTTAAAAAGCAActaaggaggaaggaagaagaggaaaactgTGCCTGCAATAAGGGAAGATACAGCCATGCAAAGATGAGAAGTTTTGTGAG AAGAGCTGTATGTCCAGACAGAGAGCCATTAGCAGCAAAATTAAGTGAAgttgtgaagaaaaaataca GTAATATTTTGTATGACAAACGAAACAAGAAAGCTTTGTCTGTGAAGATAAACAAG CCCAGAAGACAGACCTCCTGGAATGAGTGCTTCAGAACTAATTTCTTCAGCACGCTTCCGGCTGGTGGTAGCAATGAAGAATCCTTTTTTAGCTGTAGAAATGACTG tacGGAATTCACAGAAGTCAATGCAGTCATTAGACAGAAGAGACAAGAACTGGAATTATCCTGTTCATCTGTGCTTGCTAGAGTTGAAAG AATTCCTTTAATGTCTTATGGAGCTGAAGCTGAGACCTTTCTTCTCACTTCTACTACAGTAGCAGGGACAATTCTTCCAACAAATATCAGGCCTTTGGAAAACTttg AATCTTTAGGTAAAGGATATGCTGTTGCATGTACtcaagaaggagaagagaaaaagcaagcttCTGGTTCATCTGGCACTAGAGGAGCTAGAAGGAAATCAGTTAATACTACTCCTAGAAGAAGGTCTGCACGAAACAGCAAAAATGAGACTCTGGGTCAATCTCAGAGTTCACCTCGGTCAAGCAGTTCCGCGTGCGGTGCCCCTGATGGCAATAACCCATCTCTGAATAAATCTCCTTCAGAATCAGAGAAAGCTCCTCCAAAACGAAAGTCTAAAAGAATAGTTAAACAACAAACACCTGTGgttaaaaagaaactgagaagttCTGCACGTTCTGAAAAATCGCCCAGTGATTCAGTGGAAGATGATGACATTGCTGAGTCTGAAGCAGTTCTAACATTAGATAAAGACCAGCAGTCAGGTAACGAAAGCAATAATGCAAGCCTTCCACAGAAGAATAATGCAGAAACAGAATCTGCTAATGGATTGGAAAGCTGTAGTGAACATGCAGAAATTGAGGGAACTACAAGAGAATGTGACAAAGATGATGATACTTCAGGCAATGCAGATGTAAGTTTTTCTCTCCAAGAACCTCCAGTACTAACTTTAGGAGGTGAAAGTCAGGAATTTGAAGTAAAAggtgttactgaaaaaaatacagaacttgaGAATCAGGACATCTGTGAAAATACTCTTGAACAAATGGAAACAGTAGCTAGTCCCAGAGATGAAGTATGTGACCATGCAACTTCTGAAAAAGTAGATCAGACATTGTGTAGTCCTCAAAATGAATTGATGGAGAATGTAGAAGCTTTGACAAAAATAGATCAACGCGTGGCTAGTCCAGAAAATGAACTGTTGGAATATCCAGAACCTTTGGGAAAAGATCAGCCATTAGAGAGCCCCAGAAGTAAATTGCCTGAGCATCCAGAAGCCATAGAAATAGATGATTCTGAGGCTGAAGGAAAAACAGTACTAGACTGTGCAAGTACAAATACTCAAAACTTAAAAACTGTTCAAGATGAAGAACCAGATACATTAATACACAATATTTCTATGGACAGTACGTCAGAACAATCCTTAAAAGAGAATGCCATGCCAGAAAGTGAAGAGGGTAGAACTTCAGAGTCACCCCAGGTAAATGCCGAACATAAACATTTCGGTGAAGATAACAATGAAATGATACCAATGGATTGTGACTCATTTTGCAGTGACCAGAATGAACCTCAGATTGAGCAGTTACCACCGGTTGAAAGAACAGAGCAAGGAGAAGTGAAGTCCTTACAGTGTGATGCAGGAAACTGTACATCAGTTTCAGGACTTTCTGATGAAAAAGATGAAACTATTCCTCAAGAAAGAGAGTGCCAGTCAGAActcaaaaaagataaaaagactCGAACTAGAAGGTCTAGGTTTCACTCTCCATCAACAACTTGGTCTCCTTCTAGGAGAGAGGGCAGGAAATCTCAATCACCATCCCCTAAAAGGGAGATGACCAGAGACAGGAGCTCACGATCACCCAAGAAGGAAAttgtgagggagggaaggagatcTTTATCTCATTCTCCGAAGAGAGACACActcaaagatgagaaaaaaacaccATCTCGATCTCCCAAAAGGGAAACTGTCAGGGAAAGCAGGAGATCATCTTCTCGGTCAAGAACTAAGGATTCGTCTCCGAGGCAAAAATCTAGATCTCGAAGCAGTGATAGAGATAGTCAAAGAAGAGATCgtgacagagaaagaagaaataggagGTGGTCTAGGTCACGGTCACGATCTAGGTCAAGATCACGATCTAGGACAAGAAATAAAAGTTCTTCATTCTCTAGAAATGAGAGGGACAGTCATTCACCTCGATGGAAAGAGAGATGGGCAAATGACAGCTGGAGGAATCCCAGAGGAAATGATCGATACAGAAGTGATCAAGAGAAACAGAGTGAAAGTCTTAAAAAAGAGAAGGACAATACAGAAAAAACCAATGATGATCAATGTTCTTCAGACAAGCGGAGGAATGATTGTCCAGACTGGGTAATGGAAAGGATAAACTCCGTTCCTGAagtcaggaacagagagagagataaaCCACATTGGGAAGACGGCAGGCATGACAATTCGGGACACTCTTGGAATAAAAACTTTGGTTCAGGTTGGATTCCGAATCGAGGGAGAGGTCAGCGTGGCCGAGGTGGGCGTGGAAGAGGTGGTTTCATGTATGGAGACCAGAGTGAAAATCACTGGCAAAATAGAAAACCTCTCTCAGGGAACTCAAATGGTTCTGGGAATGAAACTTCAAGGTTCCCAGAACATCAGCCATACAAGCGTAAGAATGAACAAGATTATTCTTTCGATACGCCTGCTGACAGATCTGGGTGGACCTCTGCATCCAGCTGGGCTGTAAGAAAGACTTTACCTGCTGATGTGCAGAATTATTATTCAAGAAGAGGACGCAATTCATCAAGCCCACAGTCTGGATGGGGAATGAGACAAGAAGAGGAGACACCTGAACAAG atCCAAACCTCAAAGACCAAGGCAACCAGCAAAGTGATGGTTCTCAGTTACCGATAAATATGATGCAGCAACAAATGAATGCAATGCCACAAGTGAATGCACAGCACCAACCTATGAATATCTTTCCGTATCCAGTGGGTGTCCATCCTCCCATGATGAATATGCAACGAAATCCTTTCAACATCCACCCTCCAATGCCCATGCATCTCCCTACCGGAGTGCCTCTCATACAGGTAGCTGCTCCCACAAATTTGTCTCAGGGATTACCTCCGCCTCCACCTCCACCCCCACCATCTCAACAAGTCAACTACATTGCTTCACAGCAAGATGGAAAACAATTGCAG GGTATTCCAAATGCTGCTCATGTAAGTAATAACATGAGTGCTCCAGCCTTGCCTGCTCCAACAGCAGTCCTGGGAAACGTGGGAACAGTTCAGGGACCAAGTTCGGGTAATGCAACGTCGTCAAGTCACATCAAGAGCTCTAATACAGCTGTAAAATCAGGAGAAAACAAAGCGAGTGTAACAGTGGAAGCCAGTGCAGATAGCTCGAAgaaggaccag aaattGTTAATTCAAGAAAAAGCGGCACAAGAGGTCAAACTAGCTATTAAACCTTTCTACCAAAATAAAGACATCACTAAGGAAGAATATAAAGAAATTGTGCGGAAAGCTGTAGATAAA GTTTGTCATAGCAAGAGCGGAGAAGTTAATTCTGCAAAAGTGGCAAACCTAGTGAAAGCGTATGTAGACAAATACAAACATTCACGGAAGAAAAATCCCGAAGAGGCAGTCTCCTGTGAAAGGAAATAG